The Micromonospora sp. NBC_01740 genome includes a window with the following:
- a CDS encoding pectate lyase family protein — protein sequence MWKKAVGAAMVAVTLAATPGSVTAAPASDGGAAPAQNGAVDTADGGISWLARHLGRQALPSGDGWAAEGTGTTGGAAATPEQVHVVSSRAELVAALGGDNATNRGNATPKIIYVRGEVDGFEGPDGSVLDCADLADPEYSLAAYLTAYDPAVWGRVAPSGPLEAARVRSVTNQTRQTQINVGPNTTIVGLRGARLTGLTLMLDGAHNTIVRNLTFDDARDCFPAWSPTDGDAGNWNSQYDQISVRRSEHVWIDHNTFTDGDNPDSRQPVHLGRPYQVHDGSVDVTHTASLVTVSYNRFVGRDKVMLIGSSNTVGPDVGRLKVSLHHNLFDGVLQRLPRVRFGQVDVWNNHYRLAGDGFEYAIGVGVQSAVVAENNFFTLGTGVTADTLLYDWGGTAVTTRGNWVRAAGDRARPVDLVGAYNAAHEPDLAPDAGWTPTLRRGPVLPAPAVPAVVGALAGADRLLL from the coding sequence ATGTGGAAGAAGGCAGTGGGCGCGGCGATGGTCGCCGTGACGCTCGCGGCGACACCCGGGAGCGTCACGGCGGCCCCGGCCTCGGACGGCGGGGCCGCTCCGGCGCAGAACGGCGCAGTCGACACGGCCGACGGCGGGATCTCCTGGCTCGCCCGGCACCTGGGCCGGCAGGCGCTGCCGTCCGGGGACGGCTGGGCGGCTGAGGGGACCGGCACGACCGGCGGCGCGGCGGCGACGCCGGAGCAGGTGCACGTGGTCTCCAGCCGGGCCGAGCTGGTCGCGGCCCTCGGCGGCGACAACGCCACCAACCGGGGCAACGCCACCCCGAAGATCATCTACGTCAGGGGCGAGGTCGACGGCTTCGAGGGGCCCGACGGGAGCGTCCTCGACTGCGCCGACCTCGCCGACCCGGAGTACTCGCTCGCGGCCTATCTCACGGCGTACGACCCGGCGGTCTGGGGTCGGGTGGCGCCGAGCGGGCCGCTGGAGGCGGCGCGGGTGCGCTCCGTGACGAACCAGACCCGGCAGACCCAGATCAACGTCGGCCCGAACACCACGATCGTCGGCCTGCGCGGCGCCCGGCTGACCGGCCTGACGCTGATGCTCGACGGCGCGCACAACACCATCGTGCGGAACCTGACGTTCGACGACGCCCGGGACTGCTTCCCCGCCTGGTCCCCCACCGACGGCGACGCCGGCAACTGGAACTCCCAGTACGACCAGATCTCGGTGCGCCGCAGCGAGCACGTCTGGATCGACCACAACACCTTCACCGACGGCGACAACCCCGACAGCCGCCAGCCGGTGCACCTCGGCCGGCCGTACCAGGTGCACGACGGGTCGGTGGACGTCACGCACACCGCGAGCCTGGTGACCGTCTCGTACAACCGGTTCGTCGGGCGGGACAAGGTCATGCTGATCGGCTCGTCCAACACCGTCGGCCCGGACGTCGGGCGGCTGAAGGTGAGCCTGCACCACAACCTCTTCGACGGGGTGCTCCAGCGGCTGCCCCGGGTGCGCTTCGGCCAGGTCGACGTGTGGAACAACCACTACCGGCTGGCCGGCGACGGCTTCGAGTACGCGATCGGCGTCGGAGTGCAGTCCGCCGTGGTCGCCGAGAACAACTTCTTCACTCTCGGCACCGGCGTCACGGCCGACACCCTGCTCTACGACTGGGGCGGCACCGCCGTCACCACCCGGGGCAACTGGGTCCGCGCCGCCGGGGACCGGGCCCGCCCGGTCGACCTGGTGGGCGCGTACAACGCGGCGCACGAGCCGGACCTGGCCCCGGACGCCGGCTGGACGCCGACCCTGCGCCGCGGTCCGGTGCTGCCGGCGCCCGCGGTGCCGGCGGTCGTCGGAGCGCT
- a CDS encoding Gfo/Idh/MocA family protein, with amino-acid sequence MPRVAIVGANGHGRWHRRVVAPLHAAGRLRLVALVDVRPIEDEPAAPVPDGTLVHADHREMLRAARPDVVVVCTPPHTHLPIALDVLAAGADLLLEKPPVLSTAEHRELADALAATGRACQVGFQALGSAALTALTDAVRAGRLGTVTGIATVASWQRSDAYYARAPWAGRRTLHGRPVLDGALANPLAHAVMQCLAVAEAAAGNGPVVPARIEVERYRVRPIEVDDTATLRVSSRSGPPIVAAVTLAGEDFVAGEVIVTGTAGRAVLEYPTDRLLLPGDAGAREVPGRRGLLENLLAHRADPEVPLIAPLGRTAPFTAVLEAVTTAPEPAPLGGDLVTATGDGPQRVLTVRGINRLLRRAADEGALLSELGVPWAVAPHRRELMGQEEPQPTATEPPA; translated from the coding sequence GTGCCGAGGGTCGCGATCGTCGGGGCCAACGGGCACGGGCGCTGGCACCGACGGGTCGTCGCCCCCCTGCACGCCGCCGGGCGGCTGCGGCTGGTCGCCCTGGTCGACGTACGTCCGATCGAGGACGAGCCGGCGGCACCGGTGCCCGACGGCACCCTGGTCCACGCCGACCACCGGGAGATGCTGCGGGCGGCCCGGCCGGACGTGGTGGTGGTCTGCACCCCACCGCACACCCACCTGCCGATCGCCCTGGACGTGCTCGCCGCGGGCGCCGACCTGCTGCTGGAGAAGCCGCCGGTGCTGTCCACCGCCGAGCACCGGGAGCTGGCCGACGCCCTCGCCGCGACGGGCCGGGCGTGCCAGGTGGGCTTCCAGGCGCTCGGCTCGGCGGCGCTGACGGCACTGACCGACGCGGTCCGGGCCGGGCGGCTCGGTACCGTCACCGGCATCGCGACGGTGGCGTCCTGGCAGCGTTCCGACGCCTACTACGCGCGGGCGCCGTGGGCCGGTCGGCGGACGCTGCACGGCCGGCCGGTGCTGGACGGTGCCCTGGCCAACCCGCTGGCGCACGCGGTCATGCAGTGCCTGGCGGTCGCCGAGGCCGCCGCCGGGAACGGGCCGGTGGTCCCCGCGCGGATCGAGGTGGAGCGCTACCGGGTCCGGCCGATCGAGGTGGACGACACGGCGACCCTGCGGGTGTCGTCCCGTTCGGGACCACCGATCGTCGCGGCGGTGACCCTGGCCGGGGAGGACTTCGTCGCCGGGGAGGTGATCGTGACGGGCACCGCCGGCCGGGCCGTGCTGGAGTACCCGACCGACCGGTTGCTGCTGCCCGGCGACGCCGGCGCACGCGAGGTGCCGGGCCGGCGCGGGCTGCTGGAGAACCTCCTCGCCCACCGCGCCGACCCGGAGGTGCCGCTGATCGCGCCCCTGGGGCGGACCGCCCCGTTCACCGCGGTGCTGGAGGCCGTCACGACCGCGCCCGAGCCGGCGCCGCTGGGCGGCGACCTCGTCACCGCCACGGGCGACGGCCCGCAGCGGGTGCTGACGGTGCGCGGGATCAACCGGCTGCTGCGCCGGGCGGCCGACGAAGGGGCGCTGCTGTCGGAGCTGGGGGTGCCGTGGGCGGTGGCGCCGCACCGCAGGGAGCTAATGGGACAGGAGGAACCGCAACCCACTGCAACTGAGCCGCCCGCCTGA